Within the Fusarium keratoplasticum isolate Fu6.1 chromosome 1, whole genome shotgun sequence genome, the region CTTGGTCAGCGAAACTCTTGGTTGCAGCAAGATTGTTCCTTACTCTTGTACATGGAGAGCCCGAGCTTGAGCCTCAGCTCGTATCGACCGTAATAGCAATTGTGGATGACAGAGCTCGTGTAGCGCCTTGACATGGCGGACGGCCAATCTCTGCGCCGTCATGGGCCAAATAACTATCCTTCAACGCCATATCCTAAACCGTATAACCTTTTAATTACTCCCACCCAAAAGAAACCGCGATCACATCCGTATTCATCTCCGTGCTGTCAGACCAGGTGCCGCGTTGAAGCGCTCCTCACGCTCCGTCATAAACATGACCTGGATCCAATACTCCTTGGCGTCGGGATCCCAGAAGCAAAATTGTCGGTCCTCGCGCTTGTCCAGCTCGCGGGCTGGGATCTTGAAGCCGACCGTCTCGTAGGGCTCGGCGGCGACGAGTAGATACTGGAAGTTCTTGTCGGGCTCCTCGACGTGCTGTGTGAAGGCGTTCATGACCTGCCACTTGGGTGTGGTCTCGGGGGTGGCGTCTGGGTACTGCAGCTGGAAGAGTAGGCCCTGCTGGCGTGTGACGGGGTCTCggatcttggtgatcttgtaACCAGGGCGGCCGATCTTGACGACGTTACGGCGCTGTGCGAAACCGGCTCCAGTGACGCCGACGGGGAGCCCCGTGGCCGGGTCGACGGCGCCCTGGCGGCCCTCCTTTTGCTCGCGGGCGGCACGGCGGGCGAGGTTGGTCTGATGCTTTTTGCCCTGGGTGTGAGCGAGGTAGGAACCGTCGTTCTGGTGAACCGTGAGGCAGAGACGGCACTCGAAGGAGCCGACAtggttcttgaagaagtaggggtccttgtcaaggtcgatggtctcgagggcGAGCTTGCGGAGACGCTCGCGACGGTCCGCGTTGGTGGCCGACTGGGACgcgacgccgccgccgccaaacTTGGAGCCTGCGCGGTTCTGGAAGTCCATTGTGGAGAGTCGCGGTTTTAGATTGGGATGTGAGAGGTTGCGACTTGTTGCGATCGAGGGTTTGGCGATTTGGTTGCTTTCGCGAGGTTGAGGACGGGGGAGGATGAATGTCGCGAAAAGACAAGGTCAGAGGAGCATTGAACCTGGAGCCTCACCGAGGTGAGAAATAATTGTGGAGATGCTGTCAAGGTGGCTGACCAATCAAGCTCTGCTCTCCATTGACACAGCTATTACAACTCAAAACGGACATGCAGTTCACACATTTTAGTTAGTTTTTGTAAGAATGAAATTATTACAACTCTAGCTTTGCCCGAATCTACAGTATCGAAGTTTAAGGAGTGCAGTTCACAACATCCGCGTGCCTGGAAAGCCACGCCTGGACACATCCCACGAACCTATCAAACTCAGAAGTTGGAGTCTCAAGTACAAGGGCAATGAAGCCTCTCCGCACCAGCCAGAatccctcctccatcatctcaagcCAGAAGAGGTCTCTAAGAGCGTCAATCTCTTCGACCTCTCCAGATCTCTCAATGGAACGGGTGCCGTTCTTGGGGAAGTGCACACCCATGATGGTGCCCAGCCCGGTAAAAACCACTCTGGTGCCCTTGGTCACCTCATTGAGCTTATTTCTCAGCTCATCGCCCTTGTCTGTGAACTGGATAGCAACCTCGGGGGTGTAAATCTTGCTCAGGCCTGCGTAGCCCGCGTGTGTCACCagggtgttgttgttgaaggtgCCAGAGTGTGCGAGAGCACCAGGACGTCGGGGATCAAAAGCCGCCATGATATCTGCTCTGCCGCCGAAAGCACCGAAAGCAAGTCCTCCGCCGAGCCACTTGCCGAAAGTCTTGAGATCGGGGCTGAGACCTAGCAGTTCGGCgatgcctcctccagacATGCGAGAAGTCATGACTTCGTCTATGATGAACAACACGCCCGCCTACATCTTGTCAGCTAACGGACCATGATACAAAGAAAGCGAAAGAACTTGCCTttgatgcagcttcttgaattcccttgaggaactcgggCTCCCCGGGAAGACCTCCTCCAGAGCCCTGCATTCCCTCCACTAGAACCGCAGCAACACCCTCACTCGTGATGGCGGTGCGGGCGCTCTCAAGGTCATTGTACCTTGCCACGATCCAgtcgtcaaggtcgacatTGTTGTCCTCAGGCTTCCCACCCTTGAAACCTATCACGGCCCCGTGATAGCCGCCGCTGAAGGTGACgatcttgcgcttcttggtgaATGCACGGGCTGCCGCCAGAGCATGCAGATTGGCCTCGGTGCCAGAGTTGGCGAAGCGCACCTGCTCTATGCTGAAGCGCTGGCATATCTCACGAGCAAAGATCTGCTCCTGGGCTGTGTTTGCGCCGACGTTCAGGCCCGTGTTGTCGAGAACATCCCGGATAGCTGAAAGGATGATGGGGTTGGAATGTCCGTAGAGAGCTGCGGTAAACTCGCACGTCAAGTCTGTGTATCTATGGGTTTGTTAGCGATGTGGTACATGCACGGCCTGCTTGAGACTTGCGTGTGCCCATCCTCAGATGTGACCTGATATCCCTTTCCCGACTTGATAACCACTGGGAATGGGCTGGCGTAGAGGACTGTGCGAGTGTTTCCTCCCGGCATTGacttgatggcttcttcatAGAGGGCCTTGGAGCGTGGGTTACGAGTAACATATCGAGTTGTGGCCGCATCAAGCTTGGCCTGAATAAGCTGTGTCAATTCTGTAGCCATGATGAATAATGATAAATTGCAGGTGGTAGTTGCAAGATGAAGCAATAGTTTAGTGGTAGAACTGAAGATGAGAGCTTCTGTTATATACTTCGACTGGTAGTAGAGTGATCTGGATCCGATGTCGCTTGTGATACCCCAAGGATGCTATTCGTAAGTGAGATAACAACCAACTGAGCCCCGCAGAGTTCAGGCCATTTGCGATAATTCAGAAGGCTCTATTGGCCGCCATCGAGCATGATGGGATGCCTATCGCCTTTCGGGCCGGGGTTGGCCCAAGTCGGAGCCATGATACCCGAGTCTGGATTAATCGGGTCTCGGGTTTCGCATTTGGGCATGTGAGCCGCATCTCTGCAAGTCTTGATAGATTTTAGAAGAGCATAGTAACCGAAACGTTAAATTCAACTTTAGTTAAAACAGATTGTCACTTTTTACACGATCGCCTTGTATCGTTCAGAATACCATCTTCTCTGGTGGTTCTGGTAGTGTTGAAGTTGGATGAACTACAGGCCGAGGTTGGATACAACCATGGTCGTTTAGAAACAAATCTGGTCAATTTGAGCTCAGATATTTAGATCAAAACATTCCCTACAAGCCTTAAGCGTAACTACAGTcagatattataaaaatccttcaaccaacctcaacctcatgGTGTTCAGATCGATCTGGGCTGCTGGGATGATGGGATCTTGGTGGAGTGGAGGTACGTACCGTTCAAACGCCAATGTGGGGAAGCAGAAAAGCGGTGTGTGACAAAAGCCGGCAGAATCGACATCCCACTTAATTTTTTTGCCCAATTTTTGAAGGTGCTCGTCTTgcctggagaagagaaagaagtCAAGCCGACGACATTCGATAATTCACAATGGCCGGCTCAatcaacaagcccaagagTCAGTATAACCTCTCGCGGATTCATATCCATAACCGGTAGCCCCTAACAACTCCCAGAGCCCAAGTCCAAGCGGACGCCCGTCCGTCTTCGCCACAAGATCCAGAAGGCATCCGTCGCAAAGCAAAAGAAGGAGCGCAAGCTCGCAAAGAAGAACCCAGAATGGCGAacgaagctcaagaaggaccCCGGAATCCCTAACCTGTTCCCTTacaaggagaagctgctcgccgagattgaggagaagcgcctgaagaaggctgaggaggcccaGAAGCGAAAagagctggccaaggctgcaAAGACGGgcgccaaggatgaggaggtgatggaggatgtcgatgtcgaggacgacggcgaggaggatgtcgatgagatggaggacgaggatatGGATGAGGACATTGACGAGTCGAATCCCATGGCTGCACTGATTGCC harbors:
- a CDS encoding Matrin-type domain-containing protein, whose translation is MDFQNRAGSKFGGGGVASQSATNADRRERLRKLALETIDLDKDPYFFKNHVGSFECRLCLTVHQNDGSYLAHTQGKKHQTNLARRAAREQKEGRQGAVDPATGLPVGVTGAGFAQRRNVVKIGRPGYKITKIRDPVTRQQGLLFQLQYPDATPETTPKWQVMNAFTQHVEEPDKNFQYLLVAAEPYETVGFKIPARELDKREDRQFCFWDPDAKEYWIQVMFMTEREERFNAAPGLTARR